A single genomic interval of Juglans regia cultivar Chandler chromosome 1, Walnut 2.0, whole genome shotgun sequence harbors:
- the LOC109007484 gene encoding uncharacterized protein LOC109007484 has product MEDKKLDFYQPILSVRRVTSTAVSTQSDNIRTTDNSSPKVPPLPFYKSELKSGPVRNPGTVPFVWEKTPGRPKNERKALTVGLERPHIAPKLPPGRVSIVKQQDFAEGSKPTTITQSKTESFLSRSQCVSALDENVTKYESSKEKIEVEGFGSEQGDDAYMDALDAISRTESFFMNCSISGLSSLDSQDVKPSGTFTMDPQTRDFMIGRFLPAAKAMASETPQHATWKQPVLQEQLRQVEKAVARDKRAPHNENKPNVVSCQSHDIGVEDSEDEAYNYDGSEISSARVCGLFPRFCLKSSFCLLNPVPGMSMQRGVPISSVRTVKAKPSYAGSCSDSEKEHAEDGAHEQRLLGGCRADELHENKTAVKSESNKTAHKSECKKPDESPLNKCFQGNGMTNFRNESFLSLHEEKGFLGPSEKTKNSRVNGSDLHRKGQTNFRELLVNESTEWESGSTSPVEKTVYVDSVHVVKSRNSNSSFPNMRGLSDKGEDDFGIIGKSSVMEKSSCVDSSPQDFKHFGVGDGNAKVQPESSDSIDAFFLSCFDRHNPDRQMELMNDSKQSQDLILDSATLIGPKVVDTKEVDLHSQQPVKSVDPEGPHGLTRDYDTLTCSKVADSWKISSENRQPKKSCTRVSSAGLTQDSVTFAYSKVGEKINLESQRPKRSGKQESSHGSYPWLPLGPPLPKSPSESWLKRTLPTLSSRNLPSSSSLAMCVNTRNQASKTTSLDSNWERLVKTSNTHHGHLRFSEELLAPIPEA; this is encoded by the exons ATGGAAGACAAGAAATTGGATTTTTATCAGCCAATTTTATCTGTGAGGAGGGTTACATCAACAGCAGTATCCACACAATCTGACAACATAAGGACCACTGATAATTCATCCCCTAAAGTACCTCCCCTTCCTTTTTACAAGTCAGAGTTAAAATCAGGTCCAGTGAGGAACCCAGGAACTGTTCCTTTTGTCTGGGAGAAAACCCCAGGAAGACCCAAGAATGAAAGGAAAGCACTAACTGTTGGTCTCGAAAGGCCTCATATTGCTCCAAAGCTTCCACCTGGGAGGGTTTCAATCGTCAAACAGCAGGATTTTGCTGAAGGTTCTAAACCTACAACTATTACTCAGTCCAAAACAGAAAGTTTCCTTTCCAGGTCTCAATGTGTTTCAGCTTTGGATGAAAATGTGACCAAATATGAAAGCTCCAAAGAGAAGATAGAGGTGGAGGGTTTTGGTTCAGAGCAAGGTGATGACGCCTATATGGATGCCCTTGACGCAATTTCTAGGACAGAATCATTTTTTATGAACTGCAGCATTAGTGGGTTGAGCAGCTTGGATAGTCAAGATGTCAAACCATCTGGAACGTTCACGATGGATCCACAAACTCGGGATTTCATGATTGGTCGCTTCTTGCCTGCAGCAAAGGCAATGGCTTCTGAAACACCCCAACATGCTACTTGGAAGCAACCCGTTCTACAAGAACAACTGAGACAGGTAGAGAAGGCAGTGGCTAGGGATAAACGTGCTCCACATAATGAGAATAAACCAAATGTTGTGTCATGTCAATCCCATGATATAGGTGTGGAAGACAGTGAAGATGAAGCTTATAATTATGATGGATCTGAAATTTCATCAGCTAGAGTTTGTGGCTTATTTCCTAGGTTTTGCTTAAAAAGTTCCTTTTGCCTTCTAAATCCTGTACCGGGGATGAGCATGCAGAGAGGGGTACCCATTTCTTCAGTCCGTACGGTGAAGGCAAAACCTTCATATGCTGGTTCTTGCAGTGACTCAGAAAAGGAG CATGCTGAGGATGGTGCACATGAGCAAAGATTGCTAGGTGGATGTCGAGCAGATGAATTGCATGAAAATAAGACTGCAGTGAAAAGTGAATCCAATAAAACTGCTCATAAAAGTGAATGTAAGAAACCAGATGAATCACCTTTGAACAAGTGTTTTCAGGGTAATGGCATGACGAACTTCCGGAATGAATCTTTCCTATCTCTCCATGAAGAAAAAGGTTTTCTTGGTCCTTCTGAAAAAACCAAGAATTCCAGGGTGAATGGGTCAGATTTGCACAGAAAAGGCCAAACCAATTTTCGAGAGTTATTGGTCAATGAGAGTACCGAATGGGAATCAGGTTCTACAAGCCCAGTAGAGAAAACAGTCTATGTTGACTCTGTACATGTAGTCAAATCTCGAAATTCAAATTCAAGTTTTCCAAATATGCGAGGCTTATCTGATAAAGGAGAGGATGATTTTGGGATTATTGGAAAAAGTAGTGTAATGGAAAAAAGTTCTTGCGTAGATTCTTCACCTCAAGATTTCAAGCACTTTGGTGTTGGGGATGGAAATGCAAAAGTGCAACCTGAAAGTTCAGACTCTATTGATGCCTTTTTTCTGTCTTGTTTTGACAGACACAATCCTGATAGGCAAATGGAACTGATGAATGATTCCAAACAGTCTCAGGATCTTATTCTGGATTCTGCTACATTGATCGGACCAAAAGTGGTTGATACTAAGGAAGTTGATTTACACAGCCAGCAGCCAGTAAAATCAGTTGATCCTGAAGGACCTCATGGCCTTACTCGGGATTATGATACACTGACATGTTCAAAAGTGGCTGACAGTTGGAAGATTAGTTCAGAAAACCGACAGCCTAAGAAATCTTGTACTCGAGTAAGTTCTGCTGGCCTTACTCAGGACTCTGTCACATTTGCATACTCAAAAGTGGGtgagaaaattaatttagaaagcCAACGGCCAAAGAGATCAGGTAAACAAGAAAGTTCTCATGGCAGTTATCCATGGCTTCCTCTTGGCCCACCTTTACCAAAATCTCCATCTGAGTCTTGGCTAAAGCGCACTCTGCCTACCCTTTCCTCAAGGAATTTACCTTCAAGCTCTTCTCTTGCCATGTGCGTTAATACTAGAAACCAAGCTTCCAAGACAACCTCTCTTGATTCTAACTGGGAAAGACTTGTTAAAACTTCCAACACACACCATGGGCATTTGCGGTTCTCTGAG GAATTACTGGCACCTATACCTGAAGCTTAA